A genome region from Natranaeroarchaeum sulfidigenes includes the following:
- a CDS encoding ATP-binding protein, translating into MKKSPKVNEVNEFLEIASDFEDPLEVIRESLSNSYDAGASEVKISIRNQPEGSDIIIEDDGHGMNERDLESFFDLGNSRKTDSIGYKGHGTKIFYKSDHIEVTTVRDGKSYRAVMEEPWEKLNRKELPKYELTKHSVRSGNSQTKIKITNFRSGKGFNAEELTYNKIHHYLKWKTIAGSLAHKFGEFQREMDIIVELDEDIDDTRDKLVTTNRLELPEEQEEPGDGRFPAERMCKHYPAEEIDVEYDGGETTVQIVGMVGGKKARNELPTYGKHSSQFGVWLAKDHIKVERHNEAISHDNEYIHFFFVANCQDIELSANRETIRNKSSSVYQAVTEEIEYYLSKVMQDPWFKEEYLQTRKEGKHRRRMANQQSSLKERRERIEADGFNPANSSEVLLGLERAVNGNASLTLSVEDFQPDADVHAIVRHAGRLRNAAVHPTLTGLLNEEVPLENVDLAVCWTQGDPAELKEYERNGYIGGELSVQLENGALVYRDGENHYTEVIEVKPLLESKVSATADD; encoded by the coding sequence ATGAAAAAATCACCAAAAGTCAACGAAGTCAACGAGTTTCTCGAAATTGCAAGCGACTTCGAGGATCCGCTTGAGGTCATCCGCGAATCGCTCTCGAACTCGTATGACGCAGGCGCATCGGAAGTCAAAATCAGCATTCGCAACCAGCCCGAGGGATCGGACATTATAATCGAAGACGATGGGCACGGGATGAACGAGCGGGACCTAGAATCGTTTTTCGACCTGGGTAATTCCCGAAAGACCGATTCGATTGGATACAAGGGTCACGGAACGAAAATCTTCTACAAGAGCGATCATATCGAGGTTACAACAGTCCGTGATGGAAAAAGCTACCGTGCAGTGATGGAGGAACCCTGGGAAAAACTCAATCGGAAGGAACTCCCGAAGTATGAACTGACGAAACACTCCGTTCGCAGCGGTAATTCCCAGACAAAGATCAAAATCACAAACTTCCGGTCCGGGAAAGGGTTCAACGCCGAGGAACTTACGTACAATAAGATCCATCACTACCTGAAATGGAAGACGATCGCCGGGTCACTTGCCCACAAGTTCGGTGAGTTTCAGCGGGAAATGGACATCATCGTCGAACTCGACGAAGACATCGATGATACGAGGGATAAACTCGTCACCACAAATCGGTTAGAACTCCCAGAGGAACAAGAAGAGCCCGGAGACGGAAGATTCCCAGCCGAGCGAATGTGCAAACACTATCCGGCAGAAGAAATCGATGTCGAGTACGATGGAGGAGAGACAACGGTCCAGATCGTCGGCATGGTCGGTGGGAAGAAGGCACGTAATGAACTGCCAACGTACGGAAAGCACTCTTCACAGTTCGGGGTCTGGTTAGCGAAGGACCACATCAAAGTAGAGCGACACAACGAGGCAATCTCTCACGACAACGAATATATCCACTTCTTCTTCGTTGCAAATTGCCAAGATATCGAATTATCAGCGAACAGGGAGACGATCCGGAACAAGTCTAGTTCAGTTTATCAAGCAGTCACGGAAGAGATTGAATACTACCTTTCCAAAGTGATGCAGGACCCCTGGTTCAAAGAGGAGTACCTTCAGACACGTAAAGAGGGTAAACACCGGCGTCGGATGGCCAACCAACAGTCGTCACTCAAAGAGCGACGGGAACGCATCGAAGCGGATGGGTTCAATCCAGCCAACAGCTCCGAAGTACTGCTCGGACTCGAGCGAGCGGTAAATGGAAACGCGTCGCTTACACTCTCTGTCGAAGACTTCCAGCCGGACGCTGATGTGCATGCCATCGTTAGACACGCCGGACGGCTCCGGAACGCTGCAGTCCATCCAACACTGACAGGTCTTCTCAACGAGGAAGTTCCTTTGGAGAACGTCGACCTTGCGGTATGTTGGACTCAAGGTGACCCGGCTGAACTCAAAGAGTATGAACGAAATGGATATATCGGCGGTGAACTCTCCGTACAACTCGAGAACGGAGCACTCGTCTATCGGGATGGAGAGAACCACTACACCGAAGTTATCGAGGTGAAACCGTTACTCGAATCCAAAGTCAGTGCCACTGCCGACGACTAA